The nucleotide sequence CACCATCAGTTTGCACAGCGGCAGGCTGCATTCCAGCCAGTCTTCGATTGTCAGCCATTGCTTTGAGGTCATTACCTATTTAGAACGAATATTTGAATAAGTAGTTTTTCATAAACTTTTACGGTTATTAGTGACGAAAGAATTTAGAAAAAGTTTCTTATGCTATAGTTTTTGATGCATTATGTTTTAAGAAGAATAATTTAGATATTAAGTAGGTGTTTAGGTAATACTTCTTACCTGTCGACTTAATTTAATTGATCcttcattgttatttttatctaaCCACTCGAAATAATGAagtaaactttttaatttattccttTGTGATTTTCTGAAAAATGAAAGCATTTTCTCGTTTTACAAACTGTTTAAGAGTTATTTCATGATACGTGATCTCCACAATACGTAATTgttgtaataaataagtagatatGTTTTTGATACTGACCTAtgtaaattcttaaaaaaatgcGTAAAATTGAAGTCTTGTAGCGTTGGATGCGTTTTGAGCGTCCTCTTTGGGAAGGTTGAGAAAAACGCGTGAGCAATAAGGGACGAAACAAAATTGTAATCCAGCTCTGTTACATCACCTGAAAGCAAAGGGGGCGGTTAATGGGAATGTCGCTACATTTACGACGATGTATCTAATGAATAGTTGGAATAGTCGGATATCACGTGAGGTTGCCGTAGTTTTAACATAAGAACACACGGTAGGTTTAGTTCACAAATCTGCTATGAGAGTATTATGTGTAGCGAGGCTCATTCAATCAAGCCATTTCAATACGTCGTTACCAACTTATAAAGTCTAACATCGTTAATGAAAAACTTGTCAGGATATTCGCTTAGTGAGAAGTGGCTTAGGGCTCACTGCTTTATAGTTATTGTGAGTTTCGTAACATTTTGTCGCGTGCGGGTTGTAGTCTAGATTGGACAATGGTCTACAAAGGAtggaaataaattttaatggatAATATTTATACAAACTACTAAATTAGTAAAAGATCCTACCTAatctaattttatatttttggaaTAGGACTCTACCTACATGACCTACGAGTATTATTTGGAGGCTTTGCGaaagcggaaagctagtttgcaATAATTTTGGAACATTACTAAATATGATAAGTTATTTAACCTAATTATGGGCTTTCGTTTCTTAAAAGAATCGGCGATCATATTGTTTAACGGGTAAAAATACACAGCGCGCTTCAAGCCAAAATTTTGGTCTGGTTTATTGGTACGCATTTTTGAACGAATTACGAAATATTGGCAGGGAAGAGCTGCGGTATGTTAAAAAAACTCGAGACATGTGATCGAAACGTGTAATCTCCACCAAGTCTCCACGTGTCTTCTGAAAAACGTGGAAAAATCGTACGAAAATCGTGGAAAAATTTCCGCGAAGAATTTCGCTCAAACAaaaaaaagctcaagcaaagCTTCTACAAGCTCAAAGTATACATATAACTTTGAGCTTTAAAACATGATCTAATTAGGTAGTAGTTAAGTTGGCTGTCTGATTAACTTCATGTATGTTTAACTTCATCAAAAACAATTTTGTGATGAAGCAAAGGTTTTAGATCTCCACAAACCGCGCTGCTCGCGCTTAGCGATGTACCTATCGGGTGCGATTATTGACTGCTAAATATTTATATCACTCACTTTGCTGTTGTAAGCTGAACATGAGTCCTTTAGGCGGCCGCCACCTCTTCAGATGCAGTGCCCGGTTCACCATTATTCTAATGGTGTTGTCCAGGAACTGGCGGCGCTCTTCGTCCGTCATCTCCTCGTCTAGGAACTCCTCCAGACCCTTCATGAGCTCCGGGTCTTTGATGTCGTCGTCTGGGTCTATGCCGATACTGGGTGAGTGAAGAAAGATGTTACTTTCATGCAAGTTTATCTTTTTGTAGCTAGATTGAGTAATTAATGCGAGTTTTACTACTCTatgtggttttttttttcagaacatAATAATTTCCGATATCTTGACGTCTTTTTTTCAGAagacaaaaaaattattattttgcttattttttaatttaagcatTTGCAATAAAGGTGTGTTAACTTTTgtcaatgtttttgaaaccaGTGGATGAAtttgaaacaacaacaacaacttcGCCTACAATTTACCCAACTAATTCAGGCTGAATTTTCGGTACAGCCGTAATAATATGTGTCTAGCTAGTCTCAAATACTTACTGCAATCatggtaaaataaaacaatgattgaCGCACTCACTTGCACATGTCATGAATCTTGAGCATGCTTGCCGTGAGCTTGTTCGGCGCCGACGCCAGAAGCAGGTGCTTCAGGTGTCTCTGCACCGAGGTCCACCACGGCAGGTCGCATGGCAGCATCACCAGCGCCATGCTGGAAATTATGACAATGTTAGATACATTTGTTTTGATGATTACCTAactattatttacatctttGTCATGTGTACAACACTCGGACTATAATATACTTTTTTGTAAACAACATATTAATATGTTACAGTTTTAATTTTGGTGTGCGTCGTCATTTTTGTACTCCACATTTATATAAAAACTAAGTACGGGTATTCGTTCCGTGTAGTCATTACcaactattatttattctgtgtcATTACTAAGGGAAGTTAAATGAATATTATCATATCCATTGGAAAAAAAACCGCGTTAAATTTTTTACTGACGTTAAATAGATATTGTGAAATAGATCAGTACCTATTGGTCGGTAGAGATTGCTTTCTAGTGATAAGGTTGCCTAACTAGCGTCTTTCAAAATCTATTTCTAGACTCGTAAGCAAAATGTTGAGAATCTAATTTAGGTAGGCGCCTTATTTACGCCTTAATCTACAAATTATCGTGAAGAAAATCTAACTTTATCCATTTACCTAGAAGTATTTATATAACTTAGGATCTAAAAATAGATGTATGTCTAGTTATTCTAAGATACGATACGGTTTATGATAAATGATCAAATGTTACGTTACTATACGAGTATTAGTTAGTGGTGCGCGTGTGAGCATTTGCGTTACCTACCAAAGGATTATAATTAAGCTTGATAAAGATTGTCAAATGTTAGGTAACTGTACGAAGAAGGTAAGGACGTAACCAAAATATCAATAGCAGTCTGCTGAAACACATAATGACATCGTTTAGCTGCGATTGCTGCGAACTCGGTATCAGGGTAGCTCGGTCGATAATAGCAACGCAGGACGCTTTTAGTATACGAGCGTTTTAGGACGGCAACTTACTGCACGTTCCAATCTACGCGGGACGGACTTTGACATTTCGATCGGGCGGCTGCGAACCGCGGCAGTCTGTGTTATCTGTGGCGGTGCAGTGTTTTGGTAAATTCTCCAAGACATGGACAGCTCTcttttgtttgttatttgtttttgttaactaAATCAGTGACaatatttaatgaaatcaagtgaattaattaactatCTTCTAGTTAAGACATTTGGAGAAAATCATCCTTTTCAACTCACTGCCGCACagcaaaaatgttttgttttcgaaAGTGTTATGAGTAATGAAGATGTTATTATCGAAGAATATTATCAGTTTCCGCAGATAAATTGGTAGTTATTGTTGAAACgttatgtaagtatttctgTTTCCAATATTGGATGCAAGGCCACGCAACTGTTATTACGATATTAGTTATAACCTCTAATTACGATTCAAAGTACACAGGAGACAAAGTTCAACTTGATTCAGTGAAAATGACGGTGAAGTCGAAGATATTGAAGGCTCTTATTTTGGGCGCTCCTGCGTCAGGAAAAGGGACGATTTCATCCCGAATAGTGAAAAAATATCATGTAGAGCACGTTTCAAGTGGCGACAAGTTGAGAGATCACATCCAAAAACAGACTGATCTAGGAAAAGAGGTGAAGCAGTACCTGAATGAAGGTAAACTAGTACCTGATGAAGTAATGATTAAGTTTATGATCACAGAGTtaaataaggttcaaaataagCCTTGGCTATTAGACGGATTTCCCAGGACAGTTGGCCAAGCTGATGCCCTATGGAAAGTTCAACCAGTAGACGTTGTGCTAAATTTAGTTGTGCCATTTGAAGTTATTATAGACAGAGTCAAGAGCAGGTGGGTTCATCTACCTTCAGGGAGAGTGTACAACATTGGGTTTAATACTCCTAAGGTGGAGGGGAAGGATGATGTCACTGGAGAAGATTTGGTACAAAGACCTGACGATAAGCCAGAGGCTGTACAAAAACGCTTAGAGATATATGAAAGTGTTACAAGACCTGTAATAGAGTTCTACAAAAAGAAAGGAATTCTGAAGGAGTTTGAAGGAAGAACATCTGATGAAATATGGCCTAAAGTTACTGCATATTTAGACCCCATTCTTAGTAGCTAAAGCTTGAATAGTATTAGTAATAGATGGACATGGTGCTAGGTTTTGTAAGTGTTTTGGGCagattttaaaaaatgaattgttacttagtttatgtactttttatgaTCCATCGATGTTTTTATATAGTTACAAGTAGTAACAAGGAGCACAAATTTTTTTgaacatttattaaaaacagttcaggtttatattattattttataattctaTCTGGTAATATTACTAAGTCGttattttgcaagatttttacagtaatttgaGTGTTATTTGCATGAAACAATCAGTGCCATTGTTATTGTTACTAtgccaaattaaaaaaactacacttaaTTATTTGATAGTAAATTAGATAACTATTAAAATTAGACCAAAGTTTAAACAGTCAAATTGTTTGTATAAAAGTTATTGTATAAATTATGTAGTCTTCCAGTACTTAAAACAGTGATATATTAGGCATAATAAGTATGTAATGTAGTGCCTTGATTTATTGTCACATGAAATTATACATATCAAGTGTTATAATAGTTCCTTAACAGTTTTGTTTGCTCACACGCCACAACAgttattttaagaaaatgttttattatggtTAGATTTTGCGTACATATTATATCGAATAAATGATAATACCTTGTTAATATGTGCTGTTTTATTCCATTTAATAAAGatagatatttaaattttaaaatatctatgTAGTTTATGGTTTACGAAAATGATGTTACCTCATTCATTTAACGTAATTAAAAACGACAATCGTACTTTTACATGATTTACCTACACTGTaactaaaatgaaaaaacatAAATGAATGCTAACTACAAAGTTCAGTTCAGTTTTTATACGCGAACGAACtaagttacctacatattattacatATTGGCAATTGGCATTAATCAATTAAAAGGAGACTCGTTCCTATAAAACAATATAGACGAAGTAATAGGTACTTCTTCTCAGTGACGGTAGATTCAATAATCCAAAGAAGTCTCGTAAGaaaatttttaataactgaAACGATTTCCAGACAGTTGGTGATACTGATTTCTaagttttttcactaaaaagtTCTCGTTAAAACCAGTGTGACTACCAACTGATGTAGATATAAGTAATATACAAGTATACTCGAAGTTAACTTCTTTTTGGTTGACTATTTATACTAAGTACTATGTACTTTGTTACTGCTTTGTATGTAAGGTCAGTTGTCCTGTCATGGCTATAGAACATCGACAGATCaatctaaatctcaaaataAAGTTGGAAAGGTCATTCCATATCAACGTAAGACTGGCCTTCGGAACGATTCGtttgatttgtttatttatcataatttcATGTGAGCCTCCTATTTTTGTTTGCcccggacgatgatgacgagTGGCGCATACGTTGACGATCAACATGCGGTACGATCAAATGCTGTACACAAtatgtaggtacagtcgacTATACGTACATCAAGGACGTACATTAGCACATAACACATCAGACTGTTGGTACATTCCAACTATTCCAAGCGCGTCCATCTTTCAAAACCCATTTTAACCGACTACCGAAAACGAAGGGTTTTGATTTTTCATCGATTACCATAAGATTTTAGAGATTTTCATAAAACCAACAACAACATGAGAAATGATTGCTTTCCCGTTGAACTTTCGTCAAATGTCTAAACTTCTTAATTTTCGCGTCAATCTACCTTTCTCTACCAgatttcatcaaaattatttacagtGGTTATTTTTACTTGTCGACCCACAAAGCCATGTACTTTTACATTAAATAACAATGAATTTCCCGGTAAGGCGTTACGAATAACTTCTATTAAAATAGAATTCCTGTTCGTTTGTGTCGTTaaaactcaagaacggctgggccgatttaGTTGATTTTGGTTTTGAAATGTTTTTCGTAGTCCAGGTAAGGCAACGGTGAGGAAAAAGTAAAAATTCAAGACGGGGCAAGGCGGAAACCGCGGGTTAaagctaacaaaaataaatattacaaagtTATCTCAATTCGCTCAGCACTGGGTTTTAGAGCTAACTAAACATGCCTCAgagtttatttcaaaatatgaaaaaatgttTAGGACAGTTTTAGTTGAGGAGCACCAGTCAGTTATGATAGATAACGAAACTGatcaataatatttaaaagatTCACGATGGGCGACAGTCGTACGCAGCTTCAGCAGCGCCTCAATTTTTATCTCAGCATTCAGGCCGTAGGCAGTAAAATAGAACAATTTACCTTTAAATAGGTGGTATTTAGTAGTAAGCGATCTAAATTACTTCAATAACACGTGGAAACTTGTAACGATTATCTAGTATAGAGTTCCCTACTCGTATCTTAAAGTAAATAAGCTCATCTGTTTGTAAGCACGTTAAACTTTCTGGGAAATTTatgaaagtaagtaggtatcttcCAACCGTACGTGCCACATTTGTTTTCGATTTAAGTTTGATAATTTTGaataggtagataatagcgtaAAAAGCTGCCACGAAACATAATCTATGGCAAAAATTACATTGTCTACAGGCACTGAATGCGGAAATCTTAAACAAACGAATGATTACTTTGTGAAGTTTCTGAAAGCACAAATTAAGTCTAGTGTAAACGAAGTCTTTAGGCACATGAAACTAATCAAATCTACATGTAAATAATTTGAGAATACATAAAACTGGTGGAAGTAGGTTAAATAGGATATACTTGTATGCAGGACAAAAAATTGGTACTTACTTTTAGAATGCTGCGACGTGCTTCTTCAGGCACAATAACTTTGCAAACACTACGGGCACCAGAGTCACTGTCGCCTTGCGACCGGCTTCTTTTTACGCACTTTTCTCATTGTCTACAATGGAACCGTCGCAGATCTTCCTTTTCACGTAGAATATCTTATTGCTTTCCTACAGACAGAAATAGTGTTGTGAGTGAGAACTCGCACCAGCGAGCGGGATCCGAGCGCGCGAACCCCGGCTATTTTTAGCCGCTTTCGTGTATCGCCGCTGAAATTAGattgtaaataaaaagtttaacagGAGTCGTAGGCCCAGTTAATCCCTGTTGTAGGTCATCTCTTCATGCTTAGCAAAGGATTACCTTCTTACATAAACATCTGAGGCCGTTACCTGTTCTATATCCTAATTACACTCTATTCAGAAGTTACGGGAAGTAAATTAACTATGTCACTATGTTCATGGACGTATGAAGTAGGTTATGTGTATTAATAGTTCCATGGATCTGTTCATTTGAAATATTGTAAGGAGATAAATCTTgattcataaaaatattgatgtgattTATTAATACCATTTTCTTTCTGGGAATACCCAATACTAAATATAGTAGCACATTTCACGTCGTTAAAATTTTAGTAAgtcttgtatttatttatttacgataAAGAAAACCTTAATTCGGAGTTAGTTACACTTGTTTTTTGGTTTATCATAAATCAGCTTTGAATTGAAAACACATTTATGGTGACCAAAACatgttattaaaaatgtcaatcAATAAACTCACAGTTCGAATAGAGAGTTGCTGACCACTCGAAATGTCGCCTATTTCTCCTAGCACATTCACATGCATGGATTGCAGTGCTATGCAAGGAATTTGGAGGTTATCCGGTACCGAGGTGCGGGAGATGAGGCACGAGTGGCCCGCTCGGCGTTGCAGGCTGTACTGACGCCGTCGAGACGACTTTCACTGGGGGGCATCCACCCTTGCCCTACCGGCTGTCGCACCCTCCACCCTGGCAGTGACGTCATCGGGCGGCGCGTCACGACCTACGACGCCGTACGCGACGCCACCCTGGGCTCATACCCCTATAATAATATGGCTCGTGAAATGTCGCCGCTTGCTCCGGGCCCGTTACGTAAAGTGAAATATGAAAGTACGAAACGCCTGCGTCAGCAAGGTACGTCATTGAACGGTTAAGGTCGCTCATTGTGATTTGGGGGTCCAGAATGAGAGATAATGAAGCTAGCACTAGCTAAGACGCGCCGTTATTTGATaactataattattacttacctacttgttaGTCGTAGggttttataattattgtaaatctGTAGCGCTGGGTTAGTTTTGTAGCGGGCGATGTAgttagtaggtatttttaataagtctattgtattttttttattatagtaaataattatatacctacctaatataaTTTGTTCTTCTTTCCATCTAAAGATCATTATTTGATTATCAGTTAGTCGTTATGAATGATAGAGTCAGTGCGAAATAATGAGCTGATGTTGGCCGCATGATTATCTACAAAAATAGGCAATCGGTACCGCTAAATAGTGGCTTTTTCCGAAATGAATAAACGGAATCAAAGTATTTTCACCACTTTGTTTCGAACACCTAgataaaaatgtgtttaatattataacaatattttattataagtagtgTAGCAGTATGTACCTAATAACAACTAGGTAGCACCACTCAgaataattctaattattttttgaaattcaataagtaaaaaataaccTTCGCCTGGTAGTTTGCAGGGACATTGTGCGTAGACAGCAAAACGTCCCTCACCCATCTGCTTGCACTCGAGGTGAGCCGCTCACTGATTATGCGCATGCGTGAAGTCCTTGTTTCCTTCTCACTCTGACAATATTAGATAAGGCTTGCACTGTTCGATATCCTTCGATTCCTGCGGCCCTGGTACCAGTGTCGCCCGTTGAAAATTGTTGCCGCCCTACGGGGCACAGTTGGGCGGACTTGGGCGGAGCGGTTTTACGATATTACTTAAGATTTATTTGTGATGCTGGGAAAAGTTATAGACGGCATAACTTTCAgaggttttgcaaaaaatatatgTGTGGTAATTTGATATGAACGACTTTTTGGGACCCTTTTCTAGATTTCAACTGAATTGTTGATATTATTCATGTTGATATTCATCTGATTGCTCATTGCATGAGATAGGTATGATATCTAACTTATTGTCGCATTAGTTAGATTAGGAGTATAATCTATTAAAGCCTTGTTTGCCGGTAGGTGCACAAAAGTTATTTTGGCAGTACGCTATGAAAAGTTTTGATAcatttggcgcccaacgtggtggtTGCTGCCGCATGTGTTGTCTTTGTAGAGATATAATTTTCTACTTGTACAATCCAATTCATAGTTTTTGAAGACATGACTCTATAAAGTTAAAATCGGAATTCTACAATGGTATTCTACCAGAGATGTATAGGCATTGGTTGATTTGTTTATGAAAGTTCTACACAAATTCGTCGATGATGACAAAAAGGTACACCGAAAATTGTAATTTACTTATAGCCCAAGTTATTCTGATTGCCTTTTACTGATTGTCTTTTCAATCACTTTTGCCGAGTAACAACGAAAGTTAAGCATCAACAAATAACTAACTCTTGTACAAACGATCCAAATTAGAACTCTGTAGTGTTCAGTCACGTTCGACCTTTAATTCGGTGCCGTCTGAGTATCTATTTTGAGAATGTGCTTAATTAAAGAGCTTCGTTAAAATAATCCACGTGCCGGCGAAGGAAGCCTCGACAAAGCAGAAAATCTCTAAGCATCGAACTCCTGGGCTCTATGAAGCCTTAGTAACATTGCCATGTGACGTCGACACGGCGCCGCCCTTAAGTAGAAGTGGGCGGGGAAAATAATTGAGAGGATCTTGTCGAAGATTTCCCAAATCAGGACCTTGTGACCATTGTAATCTCAAGAAAGAAAATGAGATAAAATGAGAAATAATTAAACTCAGACACATCGTATCTCTAACTGCGAGAAAGAGGTGATTTGGTATCGGtagattttttttcaggataaAAGAACACTTCAGGGACGCCAAGTCAgcttcaattttttaaatacctaattataTTTCAAGTCACATCATTACAAAATTGTGTTACTACATACAAACCATATTTCAAGACGTAACAGTGAAACGCGAGACTGTTTCCGATGTTCTTAAGGGCGGAAATAGGCGGCTGTGTAAGCGGTAGCGGCAAAATGTGTATCCTACGGCGTTACGAACAACTTCCTTGTATATCCTGTTCTCCTGGTAATATCGACCTCTGACACGGTCACGCCAACCCTGGCGGAGGCTGTATCCTTCGGTAAAGGTCATGCTAAATGCCAAAGGTTGCGTCTCGTTTTGGCATGTTTTCGTTATTCCACTCTCAAAACCGCCTTTGCAATTTTGCCAAAAGCATCATAAACATTTTGCAGGCAAATGAGAATTCTATTTGGATGCTATGTGCAGTGTGGGAGTAAGATTTGGATTAAATTTTCAGCTAACTAATGCTTGtttcgtatttattttttaatccgATGAGGCTTTAAAAGTAACTTAGCGTAGTTATTTTTATAggtattatacagtgtgagtcacgttaaagtgtacatatgaaaatagatgaaactagacctatttttatcgacaaaaaagaggtcaaattttttttgagattttttttttattttttatagaattttttttcttccaattacttattgtaaagaaaacgtaataacttttaaacgaagcggtatatcctgataaaataaatcagtaataatgcgtaataacaggcgatactaaaaaaatacataaaatacacaaaaaatgccaacaaataataaaaaatgatactttttgaaaaaaatctgcttttaaattcgtgtttttttggttatttgataaatttctccaaaaaatgcccctataacaggtggtttttattactttgtattattctctatcgtattatctttgtagaACCAAAAATCgaatgtctctatccctatcacaacatttgctatgatcgtttgaacaaaggcctgccacaacattattctccgctacaggtagagacaattttaattttaacttaaatgcttattttacttcgaaatcttttgtttttatttgaaatctaacttgtctttatcaaaattacaaatctagagccattttcagtttcgttgttaacgaagcgttgaatggcgcgcccggagaggcttagttcaaacgatcattgcaaacgttgtgatagggatagagacatgcgatttttggttttacgaaggtaatacgatagaaaataatacaaagtgataaaaaccaccggttataggggcattttttggagaaatttatcaaataaccaaaaaaaacacgaatttaaaagcagatttttttcaaaaagtatcattttttactatttgttggccttttttgtgtattttatgtatttttttagtatcgcctgttatttagcattattactgtttttattttatcaggatataccgcttagtttaaaagttattacgttttctatacaataagtaattggaagaaaaaaaattctataaaaaaataaaaaaaaatctcaaaaaatttttgacctcttttttgtcgataaaaataggtctagtttcatctattttcatatgtacactttaacgtgactcacactgtatacagtgtgtccgggcatgtagtgatcaaactttaagggcgtaatctatggacaattttatcggtgaaaatactttaaatttggggcttgacccatttctcgcatatttacaaggatttaagtttttaattttaagttttcacctcttccttcaaaaacaagtgatagcgtgggtagtttaacattaataagcaaaaattttatatcatgcgatagccaataaaattatctattagtagaagtagaaaacagatacaagtttcatacattttaagggtgtaagaatggatttaattagaaataaacatgatttttttcacatctttttcagttatttcccaacacaagaaaaaccaggtcgttaaggtatgttttatttgcattgtattattagtatttgagctattctacaaaacgaatgtaaatttattagtctacgtcgaaactaatagtagtttcgacgtaattgttgaacaaagataccccttcccagcggtttccatagtaatcggaataggttgtgtgattctttcaggcagtgcattttcgcatgtcgcgtgcgctatggaaaccgctgggaaggggtatctttgttcaacaattacgtcgaaactaatagacgtagactaataaatttacattcgttttgtagaatggctcaaatactaataatacaatgcaaataaaacataccttaacgacctggtttttcttgtgttgggaaataactgaaaaagatatgaaaaaaatcatgtttatttctaattaaatccattcttactcccttaaaatgtattaaacttgtgtctgttttctacttctactagtagataattttattggctatcgcatgatataaaatatttgcttattaatgttaagttacccacgctatcacttgtttttgaaggaagaggtgaaaacttaaaattaaaaacttaaatccttgtaaatatgcgagaaatgggtcaagccccaaatttaaagta is from Ostrinia nubilalis chromosome 2, ilOstNubi1.1, whole genome shotgun sequence and encodes:
- the LOC135086605 gene encoding GTP:AMP phosphotransferase AK3, mitochondrial translates to MQGHATVITILVITSNYDSKYTGDKVQLDSVKMTVKSKILKALILGAPASGKGTISSRIVKKYHVEHVSSGDKLRDHIQKQTDLGKEVKQYLNEGKLVPDEVMIKFMITELNKVQNKPWLLDGFPRTVGQADALWKVQPVDVVLNLVVPFEVIIDRVKSRWVHLPSGRVYNIGFNTPKVEGKDDVTGEDLVQRPDDKPEAVQKRLEIYESVTRPVIEFYKKKGILKEFEGRTSDEIWPKVTAYLDPILSS